A single window of Synechococcus sp. CBW1004 DNA harbors:
- a CDS encoding galactose mutarotase: protein MALIHRDAPYPHWEFEDPATGDRLRLVPERGGLISGWRSQGRELLYLDEARFADPALSVRGGMPVLFPICGGLPGNRLPLPQGDFTLAQHGFARDLPWQLEPLPDGRGVAMELADDPTTRAAYPFSFRLKLEARLMEAGLELSASVEHLGTDPHRAGATDAAAGTPLMPFSFGLHPYFAVSSLESVAVEGLPDACFDHLTMAPATTATQLPRLADGIDLLSRPAGPVRLRDRGNGRVIELQCSHPWDLVVLWSEPPRPMVCLEPWTGPRQSLLSGDRRLELAPGATLHLRSRFVVLDPGR, encoded by the coding sequence ATGGCTCTGATCCACCGGGACGCGCCCTATCCCCACTGGGAGTTCGAGGATCCCGCCACCGGTGATCGACTGCGGCTGGTGCCGGAGCGCGGTGGGCTGATCAGCGGCTGGCGTAGCCAGGGCCGCGAGCTCCTGTATCTCGACGAGGCGCGCTTCGCCGATCCGGCCCTGTCAGTGCGGGGCGGTATGCCGGTTCTGTTCCCGATCTGCGGCGGGCTGCCCGGCAACCGGCTGCCACTGCCCCAGGGAGACTTCACCCTGGCGCAGCATGGGTTCGCCCGCGATCTGCCCTGGCAGCTCGAGCCCCTGCCCGACGGGCGTGGTGTGGCGATGGAACTGGCCGATGACCCGACGACACGGGCGGCCTATCCATTCAGCTTCCGGCTGAAGTTGGAGGCTCGCCTGATGGAGGCCGGCCTGGAGCTGAGTGCCAGCGTGGAGCACCTCGGGACGGATCCGCATCGGGCTGGCGCCACCGACGCAGCAGCGGGAACCCCGCTGATGCCGTTCAGCTTCGGGCTGCATCCCTATTTCGCCGTCTCGAGCCTGGAGAGCGTCGCAGTGGAAGGGCTGCCGGACGCGTGCTTCGATCACCTGACAATGGCTCCGGCAACCACGGCCACGCAGCTGCCACGGCTGGCTGATGGCATCGATCTGCTCAGCCGGCCCGCCGGCCCGGTTCGGTTGCGGGATCGGGGCAACGGCCGGGTGATTGAACTGCAGTGCAGCCATCCCTGGGATCTGGTGGTGCTGTGGAGCGAACCGCCGCGGCCGATGGTGTGCCTTGAGCCCTGGACCGGGCCCCGCCAGTCCCTGCTCAGCGGCGACCGTCGCCTGGAGCTGGCCCCCGGAGCCACGCTGCACCTGCGCAGTCGCTTTGTGGTGCTGGATCCCGGACGGTGA
- a CDS encoding arginase family protein, whose amino-acid sequence MRGQSSIALEIESLFNLFDHDGDGIITATELERSLASLQEVIPAASAAELRALVSQQGQLRVDQFVALTQDQPCFDLTVNLRALFHLVDLDGNGFLSRHEIGELLQLLDCKATPEAIESLLAAHDHDDSGTIGPDEFIAMLNEQSAVSIRLADLKRLKKSAMQYSQAARTPRIALVEVDCDLGAGIPGAGSGIDMLKQAAARQESLRAICDSLLADIDAGLQPAPARAGSEKQAAHTPYARNIECIAQVMTEAAGLVSRVRSQGLFPVVLAGDHSTAAGTIAGLRRAHPGSRIGVVWIDAHADIHSPFTTPSGNMHGMPVAIAAAHDNHGQAIRQPDAFTLTQWQRCKQLAGTGSAAMELSDLIYVSVRDTEPAEDDALRAHGIPVITTEDVRRNGPETTAQSCLDYLGNCDLIYVSFDVDSMDATICKGTGTPVPGGLWLDEARRINAALLADPRVICWEICEINPHLDTLNTLAEVSLSIYQSVLEVLQRRL is encoded by the coding sequence ATGCGTGGCCAGTCTTCCATCGCACTTGAAATTGAGAGCCTCTTCAATCTGTTCGATCACGATGGCGACGGAATCATCACTGCCACTGAGTTGGAACGGAGTCTCGCGAGCCTTCAGGAGGTGATCCCGGCAGCAAGCGCCGCTGAACTGCGTGCCCTCGTTTCTCAGCAGGGCCAGCTGCGGGTCGATCAGTTCGTCGCCTTGACCCAGGACCAACCCTGCTTTGATCTGACGGTCAACCTGCGCGCGTTGTTCCACCTGGTCGATCTGGATGGAAACGGATTCCTGAGCCGCCATGAAATCGGCGAACTGCTGCAGCTGTTGGACTGCAAGGCCACACCTGAGGCGATCGAATCATTGCTCGCAGCCCATGATCATGATGACAGCGGCACAATCGGCCCGGATGAATTCATCGCCATGCTCAATGAGCAGTCCGCAGTCTCGATTCGTCTCGCCGATCTGAAGCGCCTCAAGAAGAGCGCGATGCAGTACAGCCAGGCGGCCCGCACCCCCCGGATCGCCCTGGTGGAGGTGGATTGTGATCTCGGTGCCGGGATCCCTGGGGCCGGCTCCGGCATCGACATGCTCAAGCAGGCTGCTGCGCGTCAGGAGTCTCTGCGCGCGATCTGCGACAGCCTGCTGGCCGATATCGATGCTGGCCTCCAGCCCGCGCCGGCCCGCGCCGGTTCAGAGAAGCAGGCAGCTCACACGCCCTATGCCCGCAACATTGAATGCATCGCACAGGTGATGACCGAAGCCGCCGGACTGGTCTCCCGGGTGCGCAGTCAGGGACTCTTCCCGGTCGTGCTGGCTGGTGATCACTCGACAGCAGCGGGAACAATCGCCGGCTTGCGCCGCGCCCATCCCGGCAGCCGCATCGGAGTGGTGTGGATCGATGCCCATGCTGACATCCATTCACCCTTCACCACACCGTCCGGGAACATGCATGGAATGCCGGTTGCGATTGCAGCGGCTCACGACAATCATGGCCAGGCGATCCGGCAGCCGGATGCCTTCACGCTGACGCAATGGCAGCGCTGCAAGCAGCTCGCGGGGACAGGAAGCGCCGCGATGGAACTCTCTGATCTGATCTATGTCTCGGTGCGCGATACCGAACCAGCCGAGGATGATGCCCTGCGTGCCCACGGCATTCCTGTCATCACGACCGAGGACGTGCGCCGCAATGGTCCGGAAACGACTGCCCAGTCCTGTCTGGATTATCTCGGCAACTGTGATCTGATTTATGTGAGCTTCGATGTCGACAGCATGGATGCCACCATCTGCAAAGGCACAGGGACACCCGTTCCCGGAGGGTTGTGGCTTGATGAGGCACGACGCATCAACGCCGCTCTTCTGGCTGATCCAAGGGTGATCTGCTGGGAGATCTGCGAGATCAATCCTCACCTCGACACCCTCAATACGTTGGCCGAAGTCTCCTTGAGCATTTATCAGAGCGTGCTCGAGGTGTTGCAGCGGCGTCTCTGA
- the recR gene encoding recombination mediator RecR, whose product MIEQFERLPGIGPRTAQRLALHLLRQPSEQIQAFAEALLAARSQVGQCRRCFHLSAEELCEICCNEERRNGQLCVVADSRDLLALERTREFRGGYHVLGGLISPMDGVGPELLQIQPLIERVDREGVQEVILALTPSVEGDTTSLYLARLLRPFTAVSRIAYGLPVGSELEYADEVTLARAMEGRRPLE is encoded by the coding sequence CTGATCGAGCAGTTCGAGCGCCTGCCCGGCATCGGGCCCCGCACCGCCCAGCGCCTGGCCCTGCACCTGCTGCGCCAGCCCAGTGAGCAGATTCAGGCGTTCGCCGAGGCCTTGCTGGCGGCCCGCAGCCAGGTGGGCCAGTGTCGCCGCTGCTTCCATCTCTCGGCCGAGGAGCTTTGCGAGATCTGCTGCAACGAGGAGCGCCGCAACGGCCAGCTGTGTGTGGTGGCCGATTCGCGCGATCTGCTGGCCCTGGAGCGCACCCGTGAATTTCGCGGCGGGTACCACGTGCTCGGTGGGCTGATCTCGCCGATGGATGGCGTCGGGCCGGAACTGCTGCAGATCCAGCCGCTGATCGAACGGGTGGATCGCGAGGGCGTCCAGGAGGTGATCCTGGCCCTCACCCCGAGTGTCGAGGGCGACACCACCAGCCTGTATCTGGCCCGGTTGCTGCGGCCGTTCACCGCCGTCAGCCGCATCGCCTACGGCCTGCCGGTGGGCAGTGAGCTCGAATACGCCGATGAGGTGACCCTGGCGCGGGCTATGGAGGGGCGGCGGCCGCTGGAGTGA
- a CDS encoding pirin-like bicupin family protein has protein sequence MSHSAAPSTASGLLFRPAGERFHSQLDWLDSWHSFSFGSHVDPAWMGFGPLRVINDDRIAAGRGFGMHPHRDMEIITVMVEGQLNHRDSMGHAEVLRAGEVQRMSAGTGVVHSEINEGDQPCRLLQIWIEPNSAGIDPAYEQKPFAIGSDWTLLLDPDRRDGAMAIHRPVRLWRARPAAGDGVALALTAGSKGWIQLISGAGAVDGHPLVAGDGLGFAAGSLQRFIAGADGADLLLFELR, from the coding sequence ATGAGCCACTCCGCAGCCCCCTCCACCGCCAGCGGCCTGCTGTTCCGCCCTGCCGGCGAGCGCTTTCACAGCCAGCTCGACTGGCTCGATAGCTGGCACAGCTTTTCATTCGGCTCGCACGTCGACCCGGCCTGGATGGGTTTCGGTCCGCTGCGGGTGATCAACGACGACCGCATCGCCGCCGGCCGCGGCTTCGGCATGCATCCCCACCGCGACATGGAGATCATCACGGTGATGGTGGAGGGGCAGCTGAACCACCGCGATTCGATGGGTCACGCCGAGGTGCTGCGTGCCGGAGAGGTGCAGCGCATGAGCGCCGGCACAGGGGTGGTGCACAGCGAGATCAACGAAGGGGATCAGCCCTGCCGCCTGCTCCAGATCTGGATCGAACCGAACAGCGCCGGCATCGACCCCGCCTACGAGCAGAAGCCGTTCGCCATCGGCTCGGACTGGACACTGCTCCTCGATCCCGACCGCCGCGATGGCGCGATGGCGATCCATCGTCCCGTGAGGCTGTGGCGGGCCCGTCCCGCGGCCGGCGACGGGGTGGCTCTGGCCCTCACCGCCGGCAGCAAGGGTTGGATCCAGCTGATCAGCGGCGCCGGTGCCGTGGACGGACATCCGCTGGTGGCGGGCGATGGACTGGGCTTCGCCGCCGGATCGCTGCAGCGCTTCATCGCCGGCGCGGACGGCGCCGACCTGCTCCTGTTCGAGCTGCGCTGA
- a CDS encoding FUSC family protein: MSGSSMRDTFRLALTVAAVNGFTTLTGLPFGTYASLAVLTVTVGSYGNTLELGRQRLIGTLIGGVVVAFGYTAWGHLPLMIALPLALLLARLIAGSLRLTVGYSVCCFVVVMGWLEHDQQLTDWIPLRLFWTAFGILVALLSLRLFWPSRARMEQRLGLLALLQDLGGALDLFSSSLPAAERRRLLGPRLRDLRTSLLRLREQRQAALLELGSSAEQHPIARMWDLLDQACEALLIDLDALRRQSELPWQHWGLEREHDATVRFIASAAERLWRWREQLRGSLHLQLPPPEPLPLLPLEVLQGSSEALSRLEPGQLSAVAARLMLLNRMDHTLASTEHQWRALLR, encoded by the coding sequence ATGAGCGGCTCCTCAATGCGCGACACCTTCCGCCTCGCGCTGACCGTGGCGGCGGTGAACGGTTTCACCACGCTCACGGGTCTGCCGTTCGGCACCTACGCCTCCCTGGCCGTGCTCACCGTCACGGTGGGCAGCTACGGCAACACCCTCGAGCTGGGGCGTCAGCGCCTCATCGGCACCCTCATCGGCGGTGTGGTGGTGGCGTTCGGCTACACCGCCTGGGGCCACCTGCCGCTGATGATCGCCCTGCCCCTGGCGCTGCTGCTCGCCAGGCTGATCGCCGGCTCCCTGCGGCTCACCGTGGGGTACTCGGTCTGCTGCTTCGTGGTGGTGATGGGCTGGCTGGAGCACGACCAGCAACTGACCGACTGGATCCCGCTGCGGCTGTTCTGGACCGCCTTCGGAATCCTGGTGGCGCTGCTCAGTCTGCGGCTCTTCTGGCCGTCGCGGGCCCGCATGGAGCAGCGTCTGGGCTTGCTGGCGCTGCTCCAGGACCTGGGAGGCGCCCTTGATCTCTTCAGTTCCTCCCTGCCCGCCGCCGAGCGCAGAAGGCTGCTGGGACCCCGTCTAAGGGATCTGCGCACCTCCCTGCTGCGGCTGCGGGAGCAACGTCAGGCGGCCCTGCTCGAGCTGGGATCCAGCGCGGAGCAGCATCCCATCGCCCGCATGTGGGACCTGCTCGATCAGGCCTGCGAGGCCCTGCTCATCGATCTGGACGCCCTGCGCCGTCAGAGTGAACTGCCCTGGCAGCACTGGGGGCTGGAGCGGGAACACGACGCCACCGTGCGGTTCATCGCCAGCGCCGCCGAACGGTTGTGGCGCTGGCGGGAACAGCTGCGCGGTTCGCTGCACCTGCAGCTGCCGCCCCCCGAGCCGCTGCCCCTGCTGCCGCTTGAGGTGCTGCAGGGCAGCTCGGAGGCCCTGAGTCGACTCGAACCCGGGCAGCTCTCCGCCGTCGCGGCGCGGTTGATGCTGCTCAATCGCATGGATCACACCCTGGCGTCCACCGAACACCAGTGGCGGGCGCTGCTGCGCTGA
- the lipA gene encoding lipoyl synthase has protein sequence MNSRYSAIPPAERLPGWLRSPIGNASALEGVQGVVKQQRLHTICEEGRCPNRGECYTAGTATFLLGGPICTRSCAFCQVDKGQAPAPVDAAEPQRVAEAVRQLGLRYVVLTAVARDDLADHGAGLFTSTIAAIRAVDGGVRIEVLTPDFWGGERDPERAEALQRQRLQTVLDAAPVCFNHNLETVERLQGEVRRGATYRRSLGLLAAARELAPGIPTKSGLMLGLGETDQEVLQTLRDLRAVDCQRLTLGQYLRPSLAHIPVARYWSPEEFEALGAIARDLGFADVRSGPLVRSSYHAELAG, from the coding sequence ATCAACAGCCGTTACAGCGCCATCCCGCCGGCCGAGCGGCTGCCCGGCTGGCTGCGATCACCGATCGGCAATGCCAGCGCCCTGGAGGGAGTGCAGGGTGTGGTGAAGCAGCAGCGGCTGCACACCATCTGTGAGGAGGGTCGCTGCCCCAACCGGGGGGAGTGCTACACCGCCGGCACTGCCACCTTCCTGCTGGGGGGGCCGATCTGCACCCGCAGTTGCGCCTTCTGCCAGGTGGACAAGGGCCAGGCGCCCGCACCGGTCGATGCCGCTGAACCGCAGCGGGTGGCGGAGGCGGTGCGGCAGCTGGGCCTGCGCTACGTGGTGCTCACCGCCGTGGCCCGCGACGATCTGGCCGACCACGGCGCCGGCCTGTTCACGAGCACCATCGCGGCGATCCGGGCTGTGGATGGCGGCGTCCGCATTGAGGTGCTCACACCGGATTTCTGGGGCGGTGAGCGCGACCCCGAACGGGCCGAAGCGCTGCAGCGCCAGCGCCTGCAGACGGTGCTTGACGCTGCGCCGGTGTGTTTCAACCACAACCTCGAGACGGTGGAGCGGCTGCAGGGAGAGGTGCGTCGCGGCGCCACCTACCGGCGCTCCCTGGGTCTGCTGGCGGCGGCGCGCGAGCTGGCGCCTGGGATTCCCACCAAGAGCGGCCTGATGCTGGGCCTGGGTGAGACCGACCAGGAAGTGCTGCAGACCCTCAGGGATCTGCGGGCAGTGGACTGCCAGCGGCTCACCCTCGGCCAATATCTGCGGCCGTCCCTGGCCCACATCCCGGTGGCCCGCTACTGGAGCCCGGAGGAGTTCGAGGCGCTGGGCGCCATCGCCCGCGACCTGGGCTTCGCCGATGTGCGCAGTGGCCCGCTGGTGCGCAGCAGTTATCACGCCGAACTGGCCGGCTGA
- a CDS encoding DUF3136 domain-containing protein, which produces MAATPTYTSTLSIGELIANYSLYCKALRILVREGTTVEKARRTVCWTRLQSLHQCLPREYRDPEQLFFLLRRELQNGPRP; this is translated from the coding sequence ATGGCCGCCACACCGACGTACACCTCCACCCTGAGCATCGGCGAGCTCATCGCCAATTACTCGCTGTATTGCAAGGCCCTGCGCATCCTCGTCCGCGAGGGCACCACGGTGGAGAAAGCGCGCCGCACCGTCTGCTGGACGCGTCTGCAGTCGCTGCATCAATGCCTGCCGCGGGAGTATCGCGATCCCGAGCAGCTGTTCTTCCTGCTGCGCCGGGAGCTGCAGAACGGTCCCAGGCCCTGA
- a CDS encoding NADPH-dependent FMN reductase has protein sequence MTAPMPPDVLVIAASNGENLKLAERFAAAARQAGHSADVLDLTAIDLPLFTPRSQATLTAPPALAALQAQLAAAPRWVICTPEYNGSIPPVLTSAIAWLSVQGDDFRALFNGRPVAIATHSGGGGHTVLTALRLQLAHLGAHVVGRQLVSNKLQPAKDDSIADLIQRLQHLHLTQP, from the coding sequence ATGACTGCACCGATGCCCCCGGATGTGCTGGTGATCGCGGCCAGCAACGGTGAAAACCTGAAGCTGGCCGAGCGCTTTGCAGCGGCCGCCCGCCAGGCCGGGCACAGCGCTGATGTGCTCGACCTCACCGCCATCGATCTGCCGCTGTTCACGCCGCGCTCCCAGGCCACCCTCACGGCGCCACCGGCCCTGGCGGCGCTGCAGGCCCAGCTGGCTGCCGCCCCACGCTGGGTGATCTGCACGCCCGAGTACAACGGCTCGATCCCGCCGGTGCTCACCAGTGCCATCGCCTGGCTGTCCGTGCAAGGCGATGACTTCCGCGCCCTGTTCAACGGCCGTCCGGTGGCGATCGCCACCCACTCAGGCGGCGGCGGCCACACGGTGCTGACCGCCCTGCGGCTGCAGCTCGCCCACCTCGGCGCCCACGTGGTCGGCCGCCAGCTGGTCAGCAACAAGCTCCAGCCTGCGAAGGACGACTCGATCGCCGATCTGATCCAGCGCCTTCAGCACCTCCACCTCACGCAGCCATGA
- a CDS encoding chlorophyll a/b-binding protein, translating to MTNTPANDRWFQHRAEELIHMEQLKRVELFNGRAAMLGIVIGILTEAITGSGIAHQIGLGALVDGYAACRTQFLPFCF from the coding sequence ATGACCAACACCCCCGCCAATGACCGCTGGTTCCAGCACCGCGCCGAGGAGCTGATCCATATGGAGCAGCTCAAGCGCGTCGAGCTGTTCAACGGTCGCGCCGCCATGCTCGGCATCGTCATCGGCATCCTCACCGAAGCGATCACCGGCTCGGGCATTGCCCACCAGATCGGCCTCGGTGCCCTGGTCGACGGTTACGCCGCCTGCCGCACCCAGTTCCTGCCCTTCTGCTTCTGA
- a CDS encoding chlorophyll a/b-binding protein: MSMDNSSRFGFVAFAETWNGRLAMLGFVIGLATELLTGQGILSQIGLG; this comes from the coding sequence ATGTCCATGGACAACTCCTCCCGCTTCGGCTTTGTCGCCTTCGCCGAAACCTGGAACGGCCGCCTGGCCATGCTCGGTTTCGTGATCGGCCTCGCCACCGAGCTGCTCACCGGCCAGGGCATCCTCTCCCAGATCGGTCTGGGTTGA
- a CDS encoding NHLP bacteriocin system secretion protein, with protein MQAPSPPSAQSPPEPLPSPRRGWGGLSDHAQVGVALAGVSGVLALWALFWPVPTEVSGTGVLIYPENAGILNARAGGQVREVGVRVGERVRRGQVLMTLYLPVLERQLQQQRGNLAQLQRDNARLDERDAQRLGSEKRSLETSLAKFASDRERYGQLQATYASKLRRLDWLAKREVVAPLSSEVVSAEQGLTSTGVNLDAIKIQEKEVLTNFQQIKLNIETQALQRRYQIDDLIRAIRVIEARIAFDGKVIAERDGTVLDLQVIPGQTVGTGQRLGTIGRPEQPDARERPLKAVAYFAPADARRLPLGIPVEVVPLWNQRGRFGGIVGKVTQVLTLPATEEDISTTVGNPQLAQELVKNGPVMRSEIELERDPASVDGYRWTLSRGSGVFPIRDGLTISTHAYVEWRSPITYVIPGLRSLTGGYRTPWIDRRWNRPDLRQPGTLP; from the coding sequence ATGCAGGCTCCATCTCCCCCCTCCGCCCAGTCGCCGCCGGAGCCGCTGCCCTCTCCCCGACGGGGCTGGGGCGGCCTCAGCGACCACGCCCAGGTCGGGGTGGCCCTCGCGGGCGTCAGCGGCGTGCTGGCGCTGTGGGCTCTGTTCTGGCCGGTGCCCACTGAGGTGAGCGGCACCGGCGTGCTCATCTACCCGGAAAACGCCGGCATCCTCAACGCCCGCGCCGGCGGCCAGGTGCGCGAGGTGGGAGTCAGGGTTGGCGAGCGGGTCCGGCGCGGCCAGGTGTTGATGACCCTGTATCTGCCGGTGCTGGAGCGCCAGCTCCAGCAGCAACGTGGCAACCTCGCGCAACTGCAGCGCGACAACGCCCGGCTCGATGAACGGGATGCCCAGCGGCTCGGCAGCGAGAAGCGCTCGCTCGAGACCTCCCTGGCCAAGTTCGCCAGTGACCGCGAGCGCTATGGCCAGTTGCAGGCCACCTACGCCTCCAAGCTGCGCCGGCTCGACTGGCTGGCGAAGCGTGAGGTGGTGGCCCCACTCTCGAGTGAGGTGGTCTCAGCTGAGCAGGGCCTGACCAGCACCGGCGTCAATCTCGACGCCATCAAGATCCAGGAAAAGGAGGTTCTCACCAACTTTCAGCAGATCAAGCTCAACATCGAGACCCAGGCCCTGCAGCGCCGCTATCAGATCGATGACCTGATCCGGGCGATCCGGGTGATCGAAGCCCGCATCGCCTTCGACGGCAAGGTGATCGCCGAACGGGACGGCACCGTGCTCGATCTGCAGGTCATTCCCGGCCAGACCGTGGGCACCGGCCAGAGGCTGGGCACGATCGGACGCCCGGAACAACCGGATGCCCGCGAGCGGCCCCTCAAGGCGGTGGCCTATTTCGCACCGGCCGATGCCCGCCGCCTGCCGCTGGGCATTCCCGTCGAGGTGGTGCCGCTCTGGAATCAGCGGGGGCGCTTCGGCGGCATCGTCGGCAAGGTCACACAGGTGCTCACCCTTCCCGCGACCGAGGAGGACATCTCCACCACCGTGGGCAACCCTCAGCTGGCCCAGGAGCTGGTCAAGAACGGCCCGGTGATGCGCAGTGAGATCGAACTGGAGCGCGATCCGGCCAGCGTCGATGGCTACCGCTGGACCCTCTCACGAGGCAGCGGTGTGTTCCCGATCCGCGATGGCCTCACCATCTCCACCCATGCCTATGTGGAATGGCGCTCGCCGATCACCTACGTGATCCCGGGCCTGCGTTCGCTCACCGGCGGCTACCGCACACCCTGGATCGACCGGCGCTGGAACCGACCGGACCTCAGGCAGCCCGGCACCCTCCCCTGA
- a CDS encoding YccF domain-containing protein: MLRFLLNVIWVVCGGLVMALGWWLAGLVAAITIVGLPWARSCFVIGNFSLWPFGREARSRAEITGHNDLGTGPLGLVGNVIWFLLAGWWLAIGHLTSALACFVTIIGIPFGLQHIKLALIAVAPIGLQVVERR, encoded by the coding sequence ATGTTGCGCTTTCTGCTGAATGTGATCTGGGTCGTCTGCGGCGGTCTGGTGATGGCGCTGGGCTGGTGGCTGGCCGGCCTGGTGGCGGCGATCACGATCGTGGGTCTGCCCTGGGCGCGCTCCTGCTTCGTGATCGGCAACTTCTCCCTGTGGCCCTTCGGCCGCGAAGCCCGCAGCCGGGCGGAGATCACCGGCCACAACGACCTGGGCACCGGACCGCTCGGGCTGGTGGGCAACGTGATCTGGTTCCTGCTGGCGGGCTGGTGGCTGGCGATCGGGCATCTCACCTCCGCCCTGGCCTGCTTCGTGACAATCATCGGCATCCCCTTCGGCCTCCAGCACATCAAGCTGGCGCTCATCGCCGTGGCGCCGATCGGCCTGCAGGTGGTGGAGCGCCGCTGA
- a CDS encoding urea transporter — protein MTGRSLAQAIFINNPVSGLLLLLALLLQGPVMALVPLIGIAAANLTASVIGADAAARRQGIHGFNGALVGAAVAAFAAFSSPAATLAWLLSALLAAACTTLLIETLGRSMLHRFGVPPLTLPFCLVTWLLLAVAQALPAGVLPLADTVLLPPPEPMALMLPLGTVRGFAQVFLCHSLSAALLVLAAVAAASPLAALLGLAGGLVSSLTSLALGMDPASVALGLGSYNGVLCAIAIGGIFHAPLPASVVMALLTAIASALLAPPLAMALGVVGLPALTGPFVLATLLMLPALRRHLPALLPVALHALVTPEEHRQRHRVARILLGDLCRRLSRAVHGERRLWLLPQITPLQRRQLGQMFTRLDSDQDGSVSLEEWMHALSDRDPHTTRARLREVMASMDLDGDGRVDRNEFSELMLRLRRLAAGRKRLFTYLQPVDRDSDDRLDPTEFDRLLRSVGQPPLQGEERRRLFANTGGTLSWSTLLDRLLLI, from the coding sequence GTGACCGGCCGCAGCCTGGCCCAGGCGATCTTCATCAACAACCCGGTCAGTGGTCTCCTGCTGCTCCTGGCCCTGCTGCTGCAGGGACCGGTGATGGCGCTGGTGCCTCTGATCGGCATCGCCGCTGCCAACCTCACTGCCAGCGTCATCGGCGCCGATGCGGCAGCCCGTCGCCAGGGGATTCATGGCTTCAACGGGGCTCTGGTGGGTGCCGCCGTGGCGGCCTTCGCCGCTTTCTCCAGTCCGGCGGCGACCCTGGCCTGGCTGCTGTCGGCGCTGCTGGCAGCCGCTTGCACCACGCTGCTGATCGAGACCCTCGGGCGCTCGATGCTGCATCGATTCGGGGTGCCCCCGCTCACCCTGCCGTTCTGCCTGGTCACCTGGCTGCTGCTTGCCGTGGCGCAGGCCCTTCCCGCAGGCGTGCTGCCCCTGGCGGACACCGTTCTCCTGCCGCCGCCTGAGCCGATGGCTCTGATGCTGCCCCTCGGGACGGTGCGCGGTTTCGCTCAGGTGTTTCTCTGCCATTCACTATCCGCTGCTCTGCTGGTGCTGGCGGCTGTAGCGGCCGCCAGTCCGCTGGCGGCTCTGCTGGGTCTGGCGGGAGGTCTGGTGTCGAGCCTCACCAGCCTGGCGCTGGGCATGGATCCTGCGTCCGTGGCCCTGGGCCTGGGCAGCTACAACGGCGTTCTCTGTGCCATCGCCATCGGCGGCATTTTCCATGCCCCCCTTCCTGCGAGCGTTGTGATGGCCCTCCTCACGGCCATCGCCAGCGCGCTGCTGGCTCCCCCCTTGGCCATGGCGCTCGGGGTGGTGGGCCTGCCCGCGCTGACCGGACCGTTCGTGCTCGCAACCCTGCTGATGCTGCCGGCGCTGCGTCGTCATCTGCCAGCCCTGCTTCCCGTGGCGCTGCACGCCCTGGTCACGCCGGAGGAGCACCGTCAGCGCCACAGGGTGGCCAGGATCTTGCTGGGCGACCTTTGCCGTCGTCTGAGCCGGGCGGTGCACGGCGAGCGCCGGCTCTGGTTGCTTCCCCAGATCACCCCCCTGCAGCGCAGGCAGCTCGGGCAGATGTTCACGCGCCTGGACAGCGACCAGGACGGTTCTGTCAGCCTTGAGGAATGGATGCATGCCCTGTCCGACCGGGACCCCCACACCACCCGTGCCCGCTTGCGCGAGGTGATGGCCTCCATGGATCTTGATGGGGATGGCCGGGTGGATCGGAACGAGTTCTCCGAGCTGATGCTTCGGCTCAGGCGGCTGGCCGCTGGCCGGAAGCGGCTGTTCACCTATCTCCAGCCCGTGGACCGCGACAGCGATGACCGCCTTGATCCGACTGAGTTCGACCGGTTGCTGCGCAGTGTCGGCCAGCCTCCGCTGCAAGGTGAGGAGCGGCGGCGCCTTTTCGCGAACACCGGCGGCACCCTCAGCTGGAGCACCCTCCTGGACAGACTGCTGCTCATCTGA